TGAATTTGCCAACCACGCCGACTGTACCGAGACTTGAAGCTTACAAGGATGCAATGCATGATAGGATTGTTTCGGAACAGTGTACTGGACTCCATGCCTCATCTGTCAATTCAGAGGGTCCCAATCTTCAACATGAACGAAGCCCATCCAAACTGGATGTGACTGGGAGTACCTTTCTTTGTCCTGGTATTTTTTCATAATCCTCTTATAATAATTCCTTTTCCTTTCTGCTTCCGAAAAGAACAAAGATAGAAAAAATCATGTCAGTTTAATCATTATGTCAATTGTATTTCAGTTTAACCATGAGCAACTTTGTTGCGCGTATTATGTAGGTCCCAAGGATATCTTGCATAAGGAGGAATTTGATTCTTCCTTGACAGAGAACCTTCCTTATATTGTCCAGCAACTCGAGTGCTTGAATATTAATGATGGCGGCAGCCAACTTGTGGTGCAAGAGAGTGATGTACATGGCCTTCAGAGTAAGTCTGGAACAATCATTCCCCATAAGGATCGTAAGAAGCCAAAGAAGCTAAAAACATATCTTGATCTTAGTGGGATTGAGAAAAGTTGGAATCAGATCATGAAAATAGGGGACTGTTCTAGTCAAGATAAAGCAAACGAGGAAACGGTGGAATGGTGGGAACAAGAAAGAAAGGTTTTTCATGGACGCATATGTGCATTTATTAGCCGGATGCACGAAATCCAAGGTAAAGTCTACATGTATGTTTCCAGTACAGTTTATGATGTTTTTGTATCATGCCTATATATGTATGGGTGATCTATTGATGAACATGCACAAATAGCATGCCTTTGTCATTCCTTAAAAAGAAGTGTTTCAAGATGCAAAAGGCTCCTGCGCAAATTTATGATGAATAGACTTCCTAACCTAGCACCACTTTAATGAACATCATTCTGCCATACCGCATTGACGTACAGTGAAATTACGCTTACgaaaagaagaaatataatGCTTATGGTTAGATACACATGGGCATAGTCTACTCTTTATTTAACGTAGAAAAAGATAGAGTTGATCAGGGAAATGTGATTTGATGCAAATATTTTAATGCCATGTTTATGACCTTCACAGGGGATAGACGTTTCAAACAATGGAAAGGTTCGGTTGTGGACTCAGTTATTGGAGTTTTTCTTACACAGAATGTGACGGACCATTTTTCAAGGTAATTCATACATTTGACTAAATTTTGTCTCACAGGGGGGTGCTATattacaaaacttgaaagaagttcattaagaagaaatttttttgactTCTATCCTTGGCAGCTCTGCCTACATGTCACTTGCTTCAAAATTTCCTGCTCAGACAAGAAGTAATCACGAAACATCTGAGGAAGATCTAGAGATCAACGAGAGCCAAAAGTCAAACGAAAGTTGTGTGACACTTGGTGAGCTAGTATATGATTCACAAGGCAACCATTATTTTGTAAGTCAACCAGCTGAGGCTGAAGTAGATACAAGTCAAGAACTAGAGACCGAAACAGTGACACCTCTTATTGAGGAAGAAGGGGCAACTGACGAGAGCAAAGAAAATTGTAATGAACTACAGACTGGGACAGCGATTCCACTTGTTGAGGAAGAAGGGGTCACTGACGAGAGCATAGAGAATATTCAGTTATGGATGGAAGGTGTAAATCAAATGCCAAACCTGAAGATGGTGAATGTCTTGCAAGGTACCAATAAATTGCTCTCTTCACATGATTGCAGTGACTCTTCTGAAAATATCCGTCATCATTCTGATGTGGGCTTTACTGAGTTCTTGGAGAGGTCACAGGCAAAGCATGTAGACCATGAAGACAATGCACGGGCAGTGGAAACTAATATCGCAAATATAAAAAAAGTGCCACCAAATGCTCAAGATGAAGAGATGGTTGTGAGCAACTCTTTAGTGACTCCTGAGAGCATCTCACTAGAAGAAGTCACTATTGGAAAGAATTCACAGGTATCTAGCTGTCCACAAGGAGGGCCAATAAACTCCCCATCCGAGAGTAGGCCAGCATATGCCATCACCAACCCGAAGAAGCCATTGCGCAAAGGAAGAAAGGTGAAGTCCAATAAAGAGGAAATTTCTTCTGACCTAGAATATGTTAATACAAACAAGGGTCCTTCAAGAAGGAGGAAAGAGCagggtaaaaaaaaacaagcagAACCTTTCGACTGGGATAGTTTGAGGAAAAGGTATTCCACTGGAAGACAAAGAGGTAGAGATCAAATGGATTTTGTGGACTGGGAGGCAGTTAGGAGAGCAGAACACAGTGAGGTTGCAGAAGCCATCAAACAACGCGGCCAACAGAGTGTTCTTGCTGGACGGATCCAGGTTGGCaaataaatgaaagaaattgCAAGGTGAAGTTATTTTCGACTTGCGAAACAATGTTCTGAAGGTCTCTTTATGATTTCAGGACTTATTGAATCGAGTTGTTCAACTACATGGAAGTATTGACCTTGAGTGGTTGCGAGATATTCCACCTGATGAGTCAAAGTAAGTTTGTTGTAAATTTGTGCACACTTCTTCTAGGAAATTTAAAGAACTCTAGAAATGATGTACATGTTGTACTGATAGCAAAAAATTTGACCCCAAATGTACTTACAGGAGATACCTGTTGGAAGTACAAGGACTGGGGTTGAAAAGTGTAGAATGCGTGCGGCTTTTGGCACTTCAACAAGTTGCATTTCCTGTAAGATACCATTGAGTATGTTTACTACTTTTCTGCTTACGAGGTTTGACCATACACTCAAAAATCTATTTTTCCCTCTATAAGGTTGACACAAATGTTGCTAGGATCACTGTGCGTTTAGGATGGGTCCCACTAAAACCACTGCAAGATGGACTGCGTTTACATGAGCTGGCGGAGTAAGCAATTTGTACTTTATTATAAAGAAAATCGCTGATTTTGTCAACTAAGATCTAATGCATTTTTTCTGCAGTTACCCATCGACAGACTCTATTCAAAAGTACCTGTGGCCTCGACTGAGCACCCTTGATCATAAAACATTGTAATCCTAAAATACGTACTCAAATTCATTTGTCTTCAATATGCAACTTAATAGAACATTAAGATAGATTAGTTTCCATTAGTCAACTTTTTTAGCTGAATTGTTATGCTTTCTGAATGCAGGTATGAACTACACTATCAGATGATCACCTTTGGAAAGGTATGCTTTAACTATCTCAGTGACTAGAGCTCCACCATTGTCTTaggattttttaaaataatatctGCCCCCATATGGCCATATCTATCTTTATGTATGTTTATACCAAGTAAAACTTAGTGCTGAAACATAATAATGCAATAACAGCTTAAAGGATAAAGATATTAAGGAGGAGAATCCAAGGTAACCTGGCTATTGAGGGGGACCTAATTGTTTTTTTGTTATTCatggtattttttttccaatatgcCTGAAATGTTATTACTGATATTTGTTTGCTGTTCTTCATCGGTCATGTTGTGAAGCACGATCAGATATAATATAGTTCTTTTGTCTCCACCAATGGCTACACAGATAGCCTTGGTAAGGAGATTTATACATAATCTATATATGAAGCTTAAAAGCTGAAACTTTCAAAGCTTATACACCGTGCCAAGTGGCAATAGCccataagaattttttttactaaaaagtaaaaattaatgtgatttgcatgataAAATTGTATTTGGATGCTATAGACATGATAATACTAACTTGATTATAATTATGCtaccagtatatatatattgaaaaaaaaatttgggggtAAGTATCgaaaagcccctctactttGCAAAACGGGTCGATTGAGCCCTCTTACTTATTTTCGGGTCATTCAAGCCCTTCTCTAGTAGAGGGGCTTTTTCAAtacttaaattttatttatttattttggttaGCACTTCTCTAGTATAGTTAATTCTTTATCTTGCATGTAGGACGACAAGCGTAGTGCTGGCCCTACTGTTAAATTGACCATGGTAATCTGCACACTAACGATGAGCTGAAGAGGTGGTAGGTTTGGCAGCCTTAACATCAGCCCTCTCAGCGCTTCCGGTCACAGAAAACAAACCCTCATGCAACTAGATCCAGCAATTGCTATATAAACCAATCTATCTACCTACCTACCAACCAGGAAGATACCTGACAATTGGGCCAGCAATAACATGGATTGTTTTCCACCATCATCTACATACTGTCCCATTTCTATAGATATTTCGAAACAGATTAATGAAACTAACCTGTGACTGAAATACCAGAGTAACCGATTTGTCGTTCTAACCAAGAACAAAGGAGAACAAAGTCTCACCTTCAAAGCCACCCAACCACATTTCATTGGCCATTACAAGTTGGAGACTACTTAGTGCTTACCAACCTAAACAAATTAGCCAGGAATCAGAGGCATGTTGTGCGCTCCAGGGACtgattttaaaacaaaaagatGATGTGAATGAAAGAATAAAGAACAAGAATGTAAATATATTCATAGAATATATATAGAAGAAGAGAACTGGGGTATATAGCTAGGTTACCTTAGTGCCGCATTCAATTTTACTTATCCAGAATTACATGCACATGCTTGCATTTGTGGCATTTATTCTTTTGACTCTGATATTCTTGTGCCGTTGACATTCACAATGGTTGCCTCATGTTTTTGCATTTTACATGACTTTGGCAcatacaaaaatttcaaattgcaatGCTTGTAATGGTTGCCTAATGCTTGTCTGTTTTGTAGGTCTTCTGCacaaagaaaaaaccaaatTGCAATGCTTGTCCATTGAGGGGGGAGTGCAAACACTTTGCCAGTGCATTTGCAAGGTTTGCATCATCTTGCTAACGAATTTTCCTGAACTGTAGAGTAAAGGATGAAGCATGGTTTCATATTTTAAACTTGCAAAAATGTGCAGTATCATCAATAATATGTTCAAATGCAAAGATAGAAATAAATCTTTGGAAATGCTTGTGTCCATATGTAAAGATAGAAGTAATTTCTTATATGCTAATTTGATTTAATTCGGAGATGCAGCTCTAGGCTTGCCCTACCAGGGTCATCAGACAAAAGGGTAGCAACTGCAACAATGCCTGTAGCTGTTGAAAACCCTTATATGGTTTTCAAGCAAGCATCAGTGTCCCTTATAGAAGCTAATCTATTATCAGGATCAGAACACCAACCCAATCACTGTATACCAATTATCGAAGAGCCATTAGATTCAGATTCAGAACTTGATGAATCATCTGAACCAGAAGAGCCATTAGATTTAGAATGTGATGTATCAGCTGAACCAGCAGAGCGATTAGATTCAGAATGTGAAGAATCATATGggccagcagaagttgtttgtGCAAAATCACTAGAATCTGACATCGAAGATTTATTAAAGGAAGACAAGAGTGAAATACCTACCATCAAAATGAATATGGAAGAAGTTGTTTGTGCAAAATCACTAGAAATTGACATCGAAGATTTATTAAAGGACGACCAGAATGAAATACCTACCATCGAAATGGATAGGGAAGTGTTCAGGTCAAATGTACGAAATTTCTTGCTGCAGGATGGCAACATGATTCTTCAAGATGGTGATGATGTGTCAACAGCTTTAGTTGCTTTAACTCCAGAAGCAGCTTCTATTCCTGAAAGCAAACTAAAGAATGCCAGTCGCTTAAGAACAGAGCATCAAGTGTAAGTTGAGAATGTTTACATCTACTTGATTGTAGGAAAACTTTGTGAATTTCCAAATACTTGCTATAAAAATCAGAGGTTTATATTGATCATCCTAAATAAATTGCTTAAATGAATGTGATTTCAGTAAATCTTTTTCCTAAAGTTATGTAAAAGTACTATATTCTTTGAAATTGTTTGTAAAGAGAGTCATTTAAGAGGATTAGATTAATAACATTTACAGAACTGTGGAATGGTATGGCCCAATGTAATTGCTATTCCAAGAATATTGATTGCGAATGAAATCCTACATGCTGCGTGCTAACAGTTTTCTCTTCTCATGTAGCTATGAACTTCCAGATTCGCATCCTCTTCTACAGGGAGTAAGTTACGCTTACATTCTTTTATGCAAGAATTTGTAACATATGCATTTGAAATTAATTATGTGACATCTGATGCAGCTACCAAGACGCGTGCGTGATGATCCAACCCCCTATCTCCTTGCTATCTGGACACCAGGTACAGTATAAATGGTTTTTTCCCCCTAAAGGCCATTTATTTTAGCGCTTAAATGATGCAGCGCAGAGGACATGTTATAAATGATGGATTGAACTGTCATGAATGCAGTTATCTAAATTAAATTATCCCAAATCTTAAACCGCAAAAGTGTAGGAGAACTGTTATATGATATTGGTTAGATTGCTAATTCTTCATATTTATTGTTGTGGTGTTCATTTTTAGGTGAAACAGCAAATTCATTTGAACAACCGAAGAAAACCTGCACCCAAGAGTCGGGACTTTGCAATGACCAGACATGTTTTTCTTGTAACTGTATCCGGGAGCAAAACTCTGGTACAATTCGTGGAACAATTTTGGTAAATAAAATTCTAGAACTTGTCCCTATCACTGACTTCAATTTTATGCACTCCCTATTAAGAGTTGACTCATTGAACAATTCATGGACAGATACCTTGTCGTACAGCTATGCAAGCTAGCTTTCCACTCAACGGAACATACTTTCAAGTTAATGAGGTGAATTAGTGAAATAATTTGATTGCTTGAATTATTAGTGTCCCATCTTGAGAACCAAGTCTTTTGGTTGTAACGTGTGCATGCCTGCATGCAGGTCTTTGCTGATCATGAAACTAGTAATAACCCGTTAATTGTTCCCCGGAAATTGATTTGGAATTTACGAATGCGGACAGTGTACTTTGGAACCTCAACTTCATCATTGACAAGAGGTAAATACGAAACTCTAAACTAAACTAGTAATGGATCATGGAAATCTTAGATAATTTCTCACATAATACTTCTTGTCTCACAGGTTTATCGACACGGGAAATTCAGTTGAGCTTTTGGAGAGGTatgagaattatatatatatattttaaaaaacccTTGTCAAATTAAGAAAAGTTTGTAGATATTTTCTGATACTTACATATATAAGTATGTATTACCTGTTTTTGTGCAGGGTTTATATGTGTAAGAGGATTTGAACGAGAAACCATGACTACTACAGAACTCTCAGAAAGATTACATGTCTCAACTTCGAAGTCTCAGTCGTTAAAGGCGAAAAAAAAtaggaaggaaaagaaaacaaaataggaaACAGACGATAGATGATATAAGCTTGCTCTCCATTGatttatatattcaaaatcatGCTTTAATATATGCTCAATTTACTTCTTGTATAAAagtttatatgtttatatgctCCGTTtgtataaaaatcaaattttaggAATCTGGTGGTGTTTGTtttaagtgtattttttttctttacatatTTGCATATAAATTATGTCGAAAAGGTGATTACTTTCTCTCACTGAAAATATGGATTTTCAAAAGTTTTATATTCTTTGAAACAAACGGAGCCTTGGAACGAGTGAATTCTCTTAACTTTGCGAAGATGTGTCAAAACATTCTTTCATAATTATAAAGTGAGAATTAATTAAAGTCGGAAAGGCAATTAATTTGGCATGAGGGAAACATGCATGATTTATGCTTTTAGTAAAATACAGTTTTGGGAGATCTAATTTAAAAACTTAATAATAGCTTTGGAATAAGCACATCCTACCTATTTGTACTGAAAGGATAATGTTTGAAACCATCAAAAAATAACTCCATTTTATGTGGAGCGTTGAATGTGAAGActttacatgtgtgtttttaatcaataattattttaatgtcacataaattTAAAGTCATTTTAGAGGTCACAGAACGGGATGTAGCATACTGAACTTTCAGTAAAAAGCACCCTACCATTGCACGAATATCATGGATTGGGTCAATCGATCACTTGAGAGGCTATCACCcgatgatgaatacccgccacgtGGGATGGGGGCcaaagtctagcatcacaagatTGAGCccaactctctattgaaaactcatgttaacaataggaggtttgtctttTCTTATAAGCTAGATTTCAAATCTatcatctttcgatgtgggattctcatcaatcatcTCTTTTGTAGTATGCATGTCTTCGTGCATAGCTAGGGATGAATATCCGCGATACGAGATGGGAGTCCAAATCTAACATCACAAGTTTGAGCCTaactctattgaaaactcaggttgacaataagaggtttgtcatcccttataaactagactccAAATCCATAATCTTtcatgtgggattctcatcacccGGTTTTGACACTCAGTAGTCCAGTACACTCGTCAGGCCACATATTGGTCATGATTGGATCATTggaataattatttatttatttatttattttaactttTCTAAGCCCAGAATTCCAGTTCCCTTCTGAAATCCTCGACGCTTTTGTTGGATCGCCggtctactctatttagctccAATTTGGCTGAATCGTGGGCGAGCCCATTTGAGCTTTCATTGTAACCCACTTAAACCCTGATCAACAGAGTGATAGACACCATTTTTACCACTCAAACTAATGGCTCGGTTGTCATAATCCatgatttaaaacatgtatCGGGATAAATTTATAAATGCCTTTCTTTGgtgaataaacaaaacaaacttaGCAAAAAAAAGAGTACTAAATGAATGTTCAGTTGCAGTGCAGAGGATTATCCAAAACTATATTCAAGTTTCTTAAACTAGCAGGTCGACAGAGCAGAAGAAATATGTAATACTTGCTCACTTTAGGCTTTTATATCCTTTTAGAtaacaatactttttttttatggtacttgtttcaacaaaaacaattaaagcTAGAAAAACACGCTGTCGTAAACCTCTCGTCTCCATTTAGCTTAGCTTAATCCAGCAGCATGACAATTGACAACCAGTCACAGCGACACGTGTTCTTTTGAGAAAGGCAAATAATCCCTAAACACGTAAATTGCATTAATTTACCTGGACCTTCGTTTGGTGGTGGAAACCACGGCGGATCTCTGTGGGCCGGGCAAACGCTTCCACGGCTCGAGGATTGAGTCTCTGAGGCGGCTTGGGAGGACCTGGCTCCGCCCTCGCCTTGATCTCACCACCGGTGACGTGTCATCGAGACCCGACCCGTCCCAGTCCACCACGCAATACCTGCTCCTCTTTGACCCTACTCTGCTGACTGACTCTGTTTCATCTAGTTCAGTCGAAGGTTGACTCAGTTTCTCCGAGTCAGACTCGCCTTCTCCATCGTGACGTGAAATCAACTGCGCCGCTTCGACCAGCATGGATAAATAATctctatttcttctctctttcgcCTGAAATGATGTCATTTTATCCCCCGTAGCACCATCACTGTCACAATCACCACCACCTCGACCTTTGAGTTCCTTCCCGTCCTTCGCTTCGACGTCGTTTTTGTTCTTTACGTCACTTTCGTTGTTTTCAATTTCGCAGATCTTCACGCTTCTCTCCTCGGCGATTCTAGATTCTTCCACTTCGTACTCGGAGCTCTTCTCACCGGTCAGAACTTGAACACAATCCTTGACCTTCTCGTCGCTCTCTAGAGCTTTGTTCTCCACAAAGCTACACTCAGTTGACTCAGATTCTTGATCATTCTCCGGCCAAGAACCGAATCTCGCATTCAAATCAACTCCAAGCCCTGTACGCCCTTCAAATTCTTCAATTCCATGACTCACGACCGTTTCTGTTGATGCCTCGCATGGAGGATAAGAGCTGATGACGTGCAGAATCTTGAGCAAGCACATTTGAGCCTTGGAACATCCATGGCGGGCATTACTGGGGCAGGAATCCGGAACCTGATCGCGATGGTGAAGTAATTGACGCTGCGTAGCCATTGGTGAGACAAAAGGGGGCGTTACatgtatttcttcttcttcactaacAATACGTTTAAGCTCCAACTACACCGATCGCCGAATCGCcatgaaaattgaaagagagCTCCTGCGGGAACGAAAAAGTAAGAAATGAATAGTAAATGAGAAGGACAAGCGAATCAACAGATGGTATGAATCCTCGATCTCATAAagtcttcattttcattttcgtttttctttaaagaaatatttGGAATTACAGTTGAATGCTGATTGGGCCACGTCATACTACATGTGGTCCAAACCAATTGGAtatcaaaaatgttagggatcctaaTAAAAAGCTTCTCAGTTATCTCAGCAGTGGATCTTgttccttgattgatgtaactgAGGGATACACAAAACCTAGTGATTGAACCAAAGAATGATACATCCATTACTAGAATGACTGACTGAGATCCTTATCACTTTTGATTGGATATTCATACTGATTTTGCCACCCAAAAGGATGTGCGGGGTTGCAATGTACATTTCAAcaatatctttaaattgttttaatcttcacCATTCATTTCATCCAACGGTGTcaaataaaccctaaatcattaCTCGAAAAATTAGACGAAAACTATCCCCTTCCTTCCATCTCATACCCTCATCATAAATTTGCTTCACTCTCCCCCCTTCCCTCTCCACTTCTACGGTTCTACTCAATTGAGACGTGAACTCCATTATCAACTTGTAATATCATTATTGATCATGTTTGCAATCCATTTATCGACAACAAATTGATTCTTATTTATCATCAGAATGTACAAACATGACTAATTTTAGGACCCAACTCttcaaaaagttgaaaaaaaatgaagcacaaattctaAAGTTTTGACTTTTATATTCACAAGCTATGATAATTTCTTCGAAACCTgtcaaaattttccaaaaactgaTTGTAGGACCCAACTCTTCAAAACCTTTGTTGGGAGAACAAAACTTAGGTACCTTTGTTGGAAGAAGGTGCCTGAGGTCTTGCGTCAATGGAATGGGTCTACTGAGGGTGCTGAGACAATGACTTTCAGGGaatggaaaagaaagaagaaaggagaagcAAGAAGGGAGAAGGGAGAAGAGAGAACCCAAACGTCAAAACAATttaaattgttttaatcttatTGGTTTTTACCTTTGTTTATTTGACATCATTGGATGAAATGAATGatcaagattaaaacaatttaaagatattgTTGAAATATACATTGCAGCCCCCCATCCCCACGCAGAATAATCGATGTGACCCAGATTTTTGTCATTATGTGGGcgtcatttcttttctttctttggcaTGAACGAAGCGATGCCGTCTGGTTCTAGTAGGCTTTCCTCGTGATctttaattaaattaagtatTACGTTGCTAGTTAAGTATAATCATGCTTAATTAATTAACCTTGGTTCGTCCGTTATCCAACTAGAAACTCCGCTCCACGTTAAATTCCAAATGAATCTGATTGGTTACTCGAATACCTATAAACTACTCCGGGTATTAAAATATAACACAAGTTTACAAATCCAGATTAACTGCACAACTTGCCTAAGTAAAGTGACAGCAACTATTTTGCACTCATGTGGAGTTTGGTCGTTGTACATGAAGGAGACAAGTGTGTTTTACCTGACACCAAATAACCAAAACCATATAAGAAAAACCAGCATCATGCAATGCTTACTACGTTATTTGAAGGCCAAATGGTTACCTTAGACTTGCCTCCTACAAACCCGCTCTTTAAGACCTTACTTCTGAGAAAACATCACTAGTTTACACTCTAACCTGAGTAACAACGGGACACGTGGAATCCCGTGTAAATCAACAAGGATTACCTTTCAAGGCTAAATACTCCCCAAGTATGTTACATAGAAAAAGCCCTCCATTGTCGGAAGGGATCTTTTCTCTCCCCTTTCtatctatcttcttcttcttcttcttctttgtctctatTCCTTCAATATCCTACACTTTATACAAAGCCTCCTTATCCTCTGTCACAAGATCATTGCAGTCTCGGACTTTCCTAGAGAATCACCTTCTCCACCGTGCCTTCCATCATGGACCAACATTACATCTCCATCTCTTTCAGTCCCACTGTcttactaacttgatcgtcagaACCTCTTTAATTGGCACCTCATCGATGTCTAGAAGTTCTTGGATATCACTTTTTACGTGTCTTGCATGTTAAAATCTTTTATATTATTTGCTgagtattttttatattatttgcaATTGTAGACCCAATTATTGTGATCCAGATACACCCACTGACAACCTATTGTTCTT
This genomic stretch from Tripterygium wilfordii isolate XIE 37 chromosome 22, ASM1340144v1, whole genome shotgun sequence harbors:
- the LOC119991213 gene encoding DNA glycosylase/AP lyase ROS1-like, with protein sequence MEDSAKQDSWVPETPGKPSVARVEHVYIRRQFKKNPNESFLARIVQREISSKTSTSSLNGNKDDQPQHVETPTGGPAASSSQNHSVNKRKNDEKNVFKRKKRRKAHRPKVVVDRPIVGANGKVVQILQPKTPKRATPKRVGKKRSGVIAGANSAAKSRRVLKFDFEDGQTEVQFIAVKAHTHPVQNMWKKSTLVPMDWSCHGLRSSRNYHRHAYKSIFGAYTSLSIIRKFGLNFPKTCKRQRTQRKQKVYSSVVNKVNSIEVMPTANTSMVQMERKRSKNLSLITTAECNRLPAILLTRQEVESNNEIISENILRTPDSLSLSTSLKLPEVEADEIKRIDDLERTIERMIGEPSQNFLNMSVIDLNLPTTPTVPRLEAYKDAMHDRIVSEQCTGLHASSVNSEGPNLQHERSPSKLDVTGSTFLCPGPKDILHKEEFDSSLTENLPYIVQQLECLNINDGGSQLVVQESDVHGLQSKSGTIIPHKDRKKPKKLKTYLDLSGIEKSWNQIMKIGDCSSQDKANEETVEWWEQERKVFHGRICAFISRMHEIQGDRRFKQWKGSVVDSVIGVFLTQNVTDHFSSSAYMSLASKFPAQTRSNHETSEEDLEINESQKSNESCVTLGELVYDSQGNHYFVSQPAEAEVDTSQELETETVTPLIEEEGATDESKENCNELQTGTAIPLVEEEGVTDESIENIQLWMEGVNQMPNLKMVNVLQGTNKLLSSHDCSDSSENIRHHSDVGFTEFLERSQAKHVDHEDNARAVETNIANIKKVPPNAQDEEMVVSNSLVTPESISLEEVTIGKNSQVSSCPQGGPINSPSESRPAYAITNPKKPLRKGRKVKSNKEEISSDLEYVNTNKGPSRRRKEQGKKKQAEPFDWDSLRKRYSTGRQRGRDQMDFVDWEAVRRAEHSEVAEAIKQRGQQSVLAGRIQDLLNRVVQLHGSIDLEWLRDIPPDESKRYLLEVQGLGLKSVECVRLLALQQVAFPVDTNVARITVRLGWVPLKPLQDGLRLHELADYPSTDSIQKYLWPRLSTLDHKTLYELHYQMITFGKVFCTKKKPNCNACPLRGECKHFASAFASSRLALPGSSDKRVATATMPVAVENPYMVFKQASVSLIEANLLSGSEHQPNHCIPIIEEPLDSDSELDESSEPEEPLDLECDVSAEPAERLDSECEESYGPAEVVCAKSLESDIEDLLKEDKSEIPTIKMNMEEVVCAKSLEIDIEDLLKDDQNEIPTIEMDREVFRSNVRNFLLQDGNMILQDGDDVSTALVALTPEAASIPESKLKNASRLRTEHQVYELPDSHPLLQGLPRRVRDDPTPYLLAIWTPGETANSFEQPKKTCTQESGLCNDQTCFSCNCIREQNSGTIRGTILIPCRTAMQASFPLNGTYFQVNEVFADHETSNNPLIVPRKLIWNLRMRTVYFGTSTSSLTRGLSTREIQLSFWRGFICVRGFERETMTTTELSERLHVSTSKSQSLKAKKNRKEKKTK